One region of Mucilaginibacter gotjawali genomic DNA includes:
- the metG gene encoding methionine--tRNA ligase yields the protein MSNLNKYKRFTVTSALPYANGPLHIGHLAGAYIPADIFVRYLRLKKKDVAFICGSDEHGAAITIKAKKEGTTPQAIIDKYHNQIKNSFEEFGIAFDMYHRTSSPIHHDLSQEFFLNLYEKDEFIEKFSEQYFDEDFQQFLADRYITGTCPNCKHPNAYGDQCENCGTSLNPTDLINPISTLSGKPPVLKLTKHWFLPLDKYQPWLEKWIDTKEGEWKVNVFGQCKSWLKSGLQPRSMTRDLDWGIDVPLEEAKGKKLYVWMDAPIGYISATKQWALDNGKDWKLYWKKQENEADDTCLLHFIGKDNIVFHCIIFPSILHAHGEYVLPQNVPANEFLNLEGDKLSTSRNHAVWLHEYLEEFPGRQDELRYVLTSILPETSDSEFTWKDYQARVNNELVAILGNYVNRVMILMHKFYGGKIESESGKVVLTDKHLATETGRLYDELEATLETYKFRQALQSVMEIARLGNRYLTENEPWKTIKTNPDGAKETLHNSLILIGHLATCLQPFLPNTVKKILGMLNLPYSAIAFNEEIAFESGHQLNPAALLFEKVEDDVIDFQMQKLFDKKEANAPKQQATVAPAKENINFESFAAMDIRTGTILTAEKVAKTKKLLKLTIDTGIDQRTIVSGIAEYFEPEAIIGQKVSVLVNLEPREIKGILSQGMILMAENAEGKLSFVLPGEDMHNGSVIR from the coding sequence ATGTCCAATCTGAATAAATATAAACGTTTTACGGTTACATCGGCTCTGCCTTATGCCAATGGTCCGCTGCACATCGGCCACCTGGCGGGAGCTTACATCCCTGCCGATATTTTTGTACGCTACCTGCGCCTCAAGAAAAAGGATGTGGCATTTATTTGCGGATCTGATGAACATGGCGCAGCCATCACCATCAAAGCAAAAAAAGAAGGTACCACGCCCCAGGCCATTATTGATAAATACCATAACCAGATAAAAAATAGTTTTGAAGAGTTCGGGATCGCGTTTGATATGTATCACCGGACCTCGTCGCCCATCCATCACGATCTTTCGCAGGAGTTTTTTTTAAACCTGTACGAGAAAGATGAGTTTATTGAAAAGTTTTCGGAACAGTATTTTGATGAAGATTTTCAGCAGTTTTTGGCCGACCGCTATATCACAGGTACCTGCCCCAATTGTAAACACCCTAACGCTTACGGCGATCAGTGCGAGAACTGTGGTACATCCTTAAACCCAACCGACCTGATTAACCCGATATCAACCCTGAGCGGTAAACCGCCGGTATTGAAGCTGACCAAGCACTGGTTTTTGCCCTTGGATAAATACCAGCCATGGCTGGAAAAATGGATAGATACCAAGGAGGGCGAATGGAAGGTGAATGTATTCGGGCAATGCAAATCGTGGTTAAAATCAGGTTTACAACCCCGCTCCATGACCCGCGACCTGGACTGGGGCATTGATGTTCCGCTGGAAGAGGCTAAAGGAAAAAAATTATATGTGTGGATGGATGCGCCGATAGGTTATATTTCGGCTACCAAGCAATGGGCACTGGATAACGGCAAAGATTGGAAACTATACTGGAAAAAGCAGGAAAATGAAGCGGATGATACCTGCCTGCTGCATTTTATTGGTAAGGATAATATTGTATTCCATTGTATTATTTTTCCTTCAATCCTTCATGCGCACGGCGAATATGTTTTACCGCAGAATGTGCCGGCCAATGAGTTTTTGAATTTAGAGGGCGATAAGCTTTCAACCTCGCGCAACCATGCCGTATGGCTGCACGAATACCTGGAAGAATTCCCGGGCAGGCAGGACGAATTGCGTTACGTACTGACATCAATCCTCCCTGAAACCAGCGACAGCGAATTTACCTGGAAAGATTACCAGGCCCGGGTAAATAACGAATTGGTGGCCATTTTGGGCAATTATGTAAACCGCGTAATGATACTGATGCATAAGTTTTACGGCGGTAAAATTGAAAGCGAAAGCGGTAAAGTAGTTTTAACTGATAAACACCTGGCCACTGAAACCGGCAGGCTATATGACGAGTTAGAGGCAACCCTGGAGACCTATAAGTTCCGCCAGGCGCTGCAATCGGTAATGGAGATAGCCCGCCTGGGTAACCGTTACCTGACCGAGAACGAGCCCTGGAAAACCATCAAAACAAATCCGGACGGCGCAAAAGAAACATTACACAATAGTTTGATATTGATAGGCCATTTAGCTACCTGCCTGCAGCCATTTTTGCCAAATACGGTTAAAAAGATACTGGGCATGCTCAACCTGCCTTATAGCGCTATCGCATTTAATGAGGAGATCGCCTTTGAAAGCGGCCACCAGTTAAACCCGGCGGCATTGCTTTTTGAAAAGGTAGAGGATGATGTGATCGATTTCCAGATGCAAAAGCTGTTTGATAAAAAGGAAGCCAACGCCCCTAAACAACAGGCAACAGTGGCGCCTGCAAAGGAAAATATCAATTTTGAAAGCTTTGCAGCGATGGATATCCGCACTGGTACCATTTTAACAGCGGAAAAAGTAGCCAAAACAAAAAAGCTATTAAAATTAACCATTGATACCGGCATCGACCAGCGTACCATTGTATCCGGCATAGCAGAATATTTTGAGCCGGAAGCCATTATCGGGCAAAAAGTAAGCGTTTTGGTGAACCTGGAACCCCGTGAAATAAAGGGCATCCTGTCACAAGGTATGATCCTGATGGCCGAAAATGCCGAAGGTAAATTGAGTTTTGTTTTGCCTGGAGAGGATATGCATAATGGGTCTGTGATTAGGTAG
- a CDS encoding S66 peptidase family protein, with amino-acid sequence MQTSAASSGLSDFRTSGLIPPPLKKGDKIAIACPAKKLPAPMTDAIKLLESWGLEVIMGETLNLSYHQFAGDDEQRASDFQRFIDDDSIKAIVAARGGYGTIRMIDKVDFSRFTANPKWLVGFSDITVLHTHLYANYGAQTIHGQMPVNIPDASAHSLETLKRALFGETLSYSFKSNPLNRPGKSIGILIGGNLSLLIAVSGSVSDPDYAGKILFIEDVGEYLYSIDRMMRNLKRAGKLKNLAGLVVGGFTDVKDNDIPFGQTVPEIIMEVVKEYEYPVCFDFPAGHIPDNCSLIFGKTIDLQINSDEATLSFTN; translated from the coding sequence ATGCAAACATCCGCAGCTTCTTCCGGACTTTCGGACTTCCGGACTTCCGGACTCATCCCCCCTCCCTTAAAAAAAGGCGACAAGATTGCCATCGCCTGCCCGGCAAAAAAACTGCCTGCGCCGATGACGGATGCCATAAAGTTGTTGGAATCATGGGGATTGGAAGTTATTATGGGGGAAACGCTTAATCTGTCATACCACCAGTTTGCCGGTGACGATGAACAGCGTGCCAGCGATTTTCAGCGATTTATTGACGACGACAGTATCAAAGCCATTGTTGCTGCACGAGGTGGTTACGGGACAATCCGGATGATCGACAAGGTTGATTTCAGCCGTTTTACGGCAAATCCAAAATGGCTTGTTGGTTTTAGCGACATCACCGTTTTGCATACGCACTTGTATGCCAATTATGGCGCACAAACCATCCACGGCCAAATGCCGGTGAATATCCCCGATGCTTCGGCGCATTCGCTGGAAACCCTAAAACGGGCTTTATTTGGGGAAACGCTTAGCTACAGTTTTAAATCCAATCCATTAAACCGGCCCGGCAAATCCATTGGCATTTTAATTGGCGGTAATTTATCGTTGCTGATTGCAGTTTCAGGCTCCGTATCCGACCCTGATTACGCCGGAAAGATCCTGTTTATTGAAGACGTTGGAGAGTATTTATATTCCATCGACCGGATGATGCGGAATTTAAAACGGGCAGGCAAGTTGAAAAACCTTGCGGGCCTGGTTGTAGGCGGATTTACTGATGTAAAGGATAATGATATCCCTTTCGGGCAAACCGTTCCCGAAATTATAATGGAAGTGGTTAAGGAATATGAATACCCCGTTTGTTTTGATTTCCCTGCCGGCCATATTCCTGATAACTGCAGCCTTATTTTCGGAAAAACAATAGATTTGCAAATAAACAGCGACGAAGCAACGTTGTCTTTTACTAATTAA
- a CDS encoding DoxX family protein yields MALFSGLGNYKNFGLLVIRVGLGIMFIYHGYPKLGGGPKMWGELGSSTKYVGIHFWPVVWGLLSAAVETFGGFLLIIGLAFRPVCLLLLINLLVAAAMHFGKGDGLEGAAHAIEDAIVFAGLLFVGPGRNSVDKK; encoded by the coding sequence ATGGCACTTTTCAGCGGTCTTGGCAATTACAAAAACTTTGGTTTACTGGTTATCCGGGTTGGTTTGGGTATTATGTTTATCTATCACGGGTATCCCAAATTAGGAGGTGGCCCAAAAATGTGGGGCGAATTAGGCAGCTCAACCAAATATGTCGGCATTCATTTCTGGCCTGTGGTTTGGGGACTATTGAGCGCCGCTGTTGAAACATTCGGAGGTTTTTTACTGATCATCGGGCTGGCATTCCGCCCTGTATGCCTGTTGCTGCTGATCAACCTTTTAGTAGCTGCAGCCATGCATTTTGGCAAGGGCGACGGGCTAGAGGGTGCAGCACATGCTATTGAGGACGCCATTGTGTTTGCGGGCCTGCTGTTTGTTGGGCCGGGGAGGAACAGCGTCGATAAGAAGTGA
- a CDS encoding carboxypeptidase-like regulatory domain-containing protein, producing MKKTTILFLLSGFVFKIAAAQTLTINGSVKDDIGNYVPLAYVQDKADNTATRTDSLGKFSLKASANATLLITSAGYEKKVISVNGNSNILVVLKSEKTNADVQAQTPSAFNNYTAYNGVANTLLYNTNAAGAFLPTFHPVEETKGSRYLFTDWVSGFVVDQQDSVYKNPKYGFNYDKLNGGLLLTTDKHAAIEIDPSKIKSFTLYDNMSQPQVYVYVPEINKTHYPMLLSEGKNYKIYKLTSTKFVKNDYHTDGMTSVGNNYDEYVDTYTYYVYNVQTKQVQELAPKKKAIKTVFASEGKKVDSFFSAYDGSIDDTYIRSLGDFMNQ from the coding sequence AGGAAACTACGTGCCTTTGGCTTATGTGCAGGATAAAGCTGACAATACCGCTACCCGCACAGATTCATTAGGCAAATTTAGCCTGAAGGCCAGTGCTAATGCAACGCTTTTAATTACTTCTGCAGGATACGAAAAAAAGGTTATTTCGGTAAATGGGAATAGCAACATTCTTGTTGTTTTAAAAAGTGAGAAAACTAACGCTGATGTTCAGGCCCAAACCCCTTCTGCTTTTAATAATTATACTGCATATAATGGTGTAGCCAATACTTTACTTTATAACACCAATGCTGCGGGTGCGTTTTTGCCTACTTTTCATCCGGTAGAGGAAACTAAAGGCAGCCGTTATCTTTTTACCGACTGGGTGAGTGGGTTTGTGGTTGACCAACAGGATTCTGTTTATAAAAATCCTAAGTACGGGTTCAATTATGATAAATTGAATGGTGGTTTATTGCTTACTACAGACAAACATGCAGCCATTGAAATTGATCCTTCAAAGATAAAATCTTTTACTTTGTATGATAATATGAGCCAGCCACAGGTTTATGTATATGTGCCTGAGATCAATAAAACACATTATCCAATGTTGTTGTCAGAAGGTAAGAATTATAAGATCTATAAACTTACCAGCACTAAGTTTGTTAAAAATGACTACCATACTGATGGTATGACTTCTGTGGGTAATAATTATGATGAGTATGTAGATACTTATACCTACTATGTTTACAACGTACAAACCAAACAGGTTCAGGAGCTTGCCCCAAAAAAGAAAGCTATAAAGACAGTGTTTGCAAGTGAAGGCAAAAAGGTCGACTCATTTTTCTCTGCCTATGATGGTTCTATAGATGACACCTACATCCGTAGTCTGGGTGATTTTATGAATCAATAA